The sequence CTTCAGCGCGTATCCGATCTGACGCGGCGTCACTCCAAGCAAACGCGCTGCCTTTGCCTGTACCCAGCCGGACCTTTCCATTGCCGCAACCACGCGCTCACGCTCGGCAATCCTGGGACCACCTACGAGAGCTGCGCGGGCAGGCACGAGGGAAGCCAGCTCGCCTCCGTATGGAGCGGCCGGTGCAGCAACTTCAGTCGGTTCCGTGATAGGCTTGGTAGGCGCCGGTACATCCAGCTCCCCCACCAATGTTGTCTCATGGAGCTTGCTCCTCCACAGCTTTGCGGACAGGCATTGACCTTGGCAGCACGCAAAATCACCTTTGACGATTGATTGCCCGAGCGCCAGCGTCGCGGTCCGTTCGACGCAATTTTCGAGCTCGCGCACATTTCCCGGAAAGCCGCAGTTCATCAGCACCACGATCGCACTCGAATCGAAGACCAACGTACGGCCGTTTTCGCGGTTGAATTTCTTAAGAAATTCCGCGGCGAGCAGCGCAATATCATCACGCCTTTCGCGCAAGGGCGGAAGCAGCAAGGGAACCACGCTAATGCGGTAGTACAGGTCGGCGCGGAACTCATTACGTATCACGGCCTCCTCAAGGTTCTTGTTGGTCGCGGCAATCAAACGAACGTCGACCTTGATCGTCTGATTGCTGCCCACACGCTCAAACTCCTGCTCTTGCAAAACACGCAGCAACTTGGCCTGAAACGAGGGTGATATTTCCCCGATTTCATCGAGAAAGAGAGTTCCCTTATCAGCCAATTCGAACCGCCCTTTGCGCGAGCTAAACGCACCGGTGAAGGCACCCTTCTCATGACCGAACAATTCCGATTCCAACACCGTCTCGGAGAGCGCAGCGCAATTTAGTTTTATGAAGGGCCGCTTTGCACGTGATGACAGTTCGTGAATGGCTTTTGCAACCAGCTCCTTGCCCGTTCCGGATTCTCCGCGCAGCAGCACTGCGCTGTTCGATTTGGAGACAACCGCGATCTTCTCCAACAGGGCGTGCAGCGGCGGGCTATCGCCAATGATGCCCGGGATGCGAACTTTTTTGCGCTCCCTCGCAGGCTGCTTGTGCTCGATTGATTGCTGTTCCTGGCTGCCCCTCTCAGCCAATACCTGGTCGCGGTCACACGTAAACGAGCGGTGCAGCCTAACTGTCTGGCCGACGAGATCGGCGATCATGGTGAGAAGCCGCACGTCATAATCGAGCCGAGCACTCGACTTGTTGTCCACGATACGGTCGATAGTCAACGCACCCATGACTTTCGCATCGATGCGAATGGGAATACCGATGAACGACACGACGACACCATTCGACGCACCGAGCACATGCACATCCGCAGCAGTAAAGGCCGGCTCAATCGCAACGTTTTCGGCAATGAGCGGCCTATCCGTCGCCACGATATGGTCGATTGCCTTCAGCGGCAGGCGCATCCGGTAACGCTCGTCACTGCCATCGGTCCAGCCCGCGCCGACGGTAGTCTTCGGTATTCCATCATCGTCCAAGAGCGAGACAGTGCCGTGTCGCATCTGCACAAAAGATTGCAGAAGTTCGACGACCTTGGCCAACGTGATCTCTAGGCGGCACGGGGCCGTAAGTACCTTCGTAATCTCATAGACGCCGGTCAGCGCGCTCGCACGCAACGACTCTATGTGCACCGTTTCGGCCGTCTCCAATGGACAGTCGCCTTCGCGTGCGGACGCAATATGCAGCATAGGGCGGTCCCCCTTGTCGTGATCGCCCTGCCCGGCACTTTGTTCAGCTTTACAAGCTTCGTGTTGCATGTCTTCTCGCTCTAAGCGCCAAATTCGAGATGACATATAGGAATAACAGGTTTCCGTTCATAACGGCATTACGTTGCCGTAATTGTTCTTGTTCGTACGCGCGTGATGCAAATGGGACACGACGGCTGATTACCGGCACACTGCGAACGTCATGCATAGCCGACTACAGATGTTGTCCCCCGTTGATCAGCACCTCGGTGCCCGTGACATAACTTGCCGCATCCGAGCAAAGGAAGAAGAGGACCTTGGCGACCTCTTCAGTCGTCCCCAACCGGCTCAATGGTATACTCCGCAAAAGACGCGCTTCCGTTTCTGGCGACAACATGTCCGTCTTGATTTCTCCCGGCGAGACCGCGTTCACGCGGATTCCATACGGTGCGTAATCATGCGCCATTTCCCGTGTAAGACATGCGAGCGCCGCCTTCGAAGTCGCATACGCGCTGCCAGCAAATGGGTGCACCCTTGAGCCTGCGATTGAGGTCACATTGACAATCGATCCTGACGCGGCTCTTAGCTCCTCAAAAACTCCCTGCGCAAGCAGGATCGGAGCTACCATATTGAGGTGAAAGACCTCCATCCAGATTTCAAGTGACGTCGTCAAGGAGGTCAACCTCGCGCCATTCTGCCCTTTTGGCGAAGCGCCGGCATTGTTGATCAGCGCGTGCAAGGGCGCACCTGCGAGGCGCTTCTTCACCTCGGCAATCGCGCGCGGCAGAATTCGATGGTTACTGAGATCGACTTGGATATGGTCTTCGGGTCCTGAGGTCCACGGGCACCGCTTCTCGTCAAGCGGTTGGCGCGCGCACGATATGATGCGCCAGCCAGCTTCCGCAAACAGCTCTGCGGTGGCGCGACCGATGCCACGCGTCGCTCCAGTCAGCAACAGCGTTTTGCGTTCACCCTGGCGGAAACCGGCTTCACCGCCTAAAGACGGGAAGTCCACGTCCTTCGTCGAGGTGTCCCTACTTAGTATATCAAGAGTCAACTGCGCCTCCTCTCTTCGCCTGGCCCGAGACTCCGTT comes from Bradyrhizobium sp. CCGE-LA001 and encodes:
- the nifA gene encoding nif-specific transcriptional activator NifA, encoding MQHEACKAEQSAGQGDHDKGDRPMLHIASAREGDCPLETAETVHIESLRASALTGVYEITKVLTAPCRLEITLAKVVELLQSFVQMRHGTVSLLDDDGIPKTTVGAGWTDGSDERYRMRLPLKAIDHIVATDRPLIAENVAIEPAFTAADVHVLGASNGVVVSFIGIPIRIDAKVMGALTIDRIVDNKSSARLDYDVRLLTMIADLVGQTVRLHRSFTCDRDQVLAERGSQEQQSIEHKQPARERKKVRIPGIIGDSPPLHALLEKIAVVSKSNSAVLLRGESGTGKELVAKAIHELSSRAKRPFIKLNCAALSETVLESELFGHEKGAFTGAFSSRKGRFELADKGTLFLDEIGEISPSFQAKLLRVLQEQEFERVGSNQTIKVDVRLIAATNKNLEEAVIRNEFRADLYYRISVVPLLLPPLRERRDDIALLAAEFLKKFNRENGRTLVFDSSAIVVLMNCGFPGNVRELENCVERTATLALGQSIVKGDFACCQGQCLSAKLWRSKLHETTLVGELDVPAPTKPITEPTEVAAPAAPYGGELASLVPARAALVGGPRIAERERVVAAMERSGWVQAKAARLLGVTPRQIGYALKKYGIEIKRF
- a CDS encoding SDR family NAD(P)-dependent oxidoreductase; this translates as MDFPSLGGEAGFRQGERKTLLLTGATRGIGRATAELFAEAGWRIISCARQPLDEKRCPWTSGPEDHIQVDLSNHRILPRAIAEVKKRLAGAPLHALINNAGASPKGQNGARLTSLTTSLEIWMEVFHLNMVAPILLAQGVFEELRAASGSIVNVTSIAGSRVHPFAGSAYATSKAALACLTREMAHDYAPYGIRVNAVSPGEIKTDMLSPETEARLLRSIPLSRLGTTEEVAKVLFFLCSDAASYVTGTEVLINGGQHL